One Rosa chinensis cultivar Old Blush chromosome 3, RchiOBHm-V2, whole genome shotgun sequence DNA window includes the following coding sequences:
- the LOC112192736 gene encoding auxin-induced protein 15A: protein MKGKFARVCANKLRKIGNKGSTPSSSSCCEQCCQWALWPNSMHEENSIPKDVPKGHLVVYVGDNHKRFVIKLTLLNHPLFRALLDQAREEYDFNAHSKLYIPCDENLFLEVVRCAKLSR, encoded by the coding sequence ATGAAGGGGAAGTTTGCAAGGGTGTGCGCCAATAAGTTGAGGAAGATAGGTAATAAAGGGAGCacaccttcttcttcctcgtgcTGCGAGCAATGCTGTCAATGGGCTCTGTGGCCAAACTCCATGCATGAAGAAAACTCGATCCCAAAAGATGTCCCAAAGGGTCACTTGGTAGTTTATGTAGGTGACAACCACAAGAGGTTTGTAATCAAACTCACCTTGCTCAATCACCCACTCTTCAGGGCACTTCTGGATCAAGCTCGAGAAGAATACGATTTCAATGCTCACTCAAAACTCTACATACCCTGCGATGAGAACCTCTTCCTCGAAGTTGTTCGATGCGCTAAGCTCTCCAGATGA
- the LOC112192263 gene encoding uncharacterized protein LOC112192263 gives MDHEAHLRKKFVDMKSQRVKVEDSFAPALDDETETIEHLLAEPKTECVTVDGVLCFGKENAEKCLNFDDFSSGFDYGLNTYTGGRHSAHPRGPRSAHPRQGDYELELGVLDGLLDEVEEVEDIHATNGLASPCDDFLLDIGFTGKVSELEFGPCERSHLGNSESRSPGLSGSSNSAVGVSESSTVTIQEFECKNHSCPNESPHKLPGDFRRKKRRQAPVEGSTCPSSFSLQNLEELDNNQKPVVSGLLSSENEKSSVEGNKIGAIIKKKRLPKTTRRHVEDSSKRKAKDLMGSENISHLAATDDQCLKARSQNKLHHTRPMTLSSVPEEDSISDNLTLSEFKIRIARPKKQAIRTEFQPITSESEDEIVRVTISEKHDRRKDQPIKSKSDNERAITKISKKHDRRKDQLIKSESEDETVTRRRSTRHNRRKHQPINSESEDEIVRKKRSKKHDRRKHQRMWDVSEVMALIDGISEYGVGQWTRIKRLLFTSSAYRTPIDLRDKWRNLLRSSCRRKLKKEVEENEENDMHLPKSLIYRVRELAKKHPYPRQRGKKCSPAILPAESKGASTDLIIKYVRRKNRS, from the exons ATGGATCATGAAGCACACTTGCGCAAGAAGTTTGTCGACATGAAATCCCAAAGG GTGAAAGTGGAAGATTCATTTGCTCCTGCACTGGATGATGAAACCGAAACAATTGAGCACTTGCTTGCAGAACCTAAAACTGAATGTGTTACAGTAGATGGTGTCTTATGTTTTGGCAAGGAGAATGCAGAAAAATGCTTAAACTTTGATGATTTTTCTTCTGGATTTGACTATGGACTAAATACATATACTG GTGGGCGGCATTCTGCTCACCCTCGTGGGCCGCGTTCTGCTCATCCTCGCCAAGGAGATTATGAATTAGAACTTGGA GTTCTTGATGGATTGCTGGATGAAGTCGAAGAAGTGGAGGATATTCATGCAACAAATGGTCTTGCAAGTCCATGTGATGATTTTCTTCTAG ATATTGGATTTACGGGGAAGGTTTCTGAACTGGAATTTGGTCCTTGTGAAAGATCACATCTTGGAAACTCTGAAAGTCGGTCTCCAGGGTTAAGTGGCAGTAGTAATAGTGCAGTAGGGGTTTCAGAATCGTCTACAGTGACAATTCAAGAATTTGAGTGCAAAAATCATTCTTGTCCCAACGAATCACCTCATAAGTTGCCTGGTGACTTCAGGCGGAAAAAAAGACGTCAGGCACCAGTTGAAGGAAGTACCTGCCCTAGTTCATTCAGTTTACAAAATCTTGAAGAGTTAGATAATAATCAGAAACCTGTAGTAAGTGGATTATTGTCCAGTGAAAATGAGAAGAGCTCCGTTGAAGGAAACAAAATTGGTGCTATTATTAAGAAGAAAAGACTGCCTAAGACTACTCGGAGACATGTTGAAGATTCGTCAAAAAGGAAAGCAAAAGATTTAATGGGAAGTGAAAATATTTCTCATCTTGCTGCTACAGATGATCAGTGCTTGAAGGCTAGATCTCAGAACAAACTTCATCATACAAGACCTATGACATTGTCGTCAGTTCCTGAGGAGGATTCAATTTCAGATAATCTGACGCTGTCTGAATTCAAGATTCGGATAGCACGTCCAAAGAAGCAG GCAATTCGGACTGAATTTCAACCCATTACATCTGAGTCTGAAGATGAAATTGTCAGAGTGACGATATCCGAAAAGCATGATCGAAGGAAGGATCAACCGATTAAATCCAAGTCTGACAATGAAAGGGCGATCACGAAGATATCCAAAAAGCATGATCGAAGGAAGGATCAACTTATTAAATCTGAGTCTGAAGATGAAACTGTGACAAGGAGAAGATCTACCAGGCATAATCGAAGGAAGCATCAGCCTATTAACTCCGAGTCCGAAGATGAGATTGTGAGAAAGAAAAGATCTAAAAAGCATGATCGAAGGAAGCATCAAAGGATGTGGGACGTCTCTGAGGTGATGGCATTGATTGATGGTATTTCTGAATATGGAGTTGGACAATGGACACGCATAAAGAGGCTTCTATTTACATCTTCTGCTTATCGCACACCAATAGATCTCAGG GACAAATGGAGAAATCTTCTGAGAAGTAGCTGTCGAAGGAAACTGAAGAAAGAG GTTGAGGAAAACGAGGAGAATGACATGCATTTACCAAAGTCACTAATATACCGTGTCCGTGAGCTGGCAAAGAAACATCCATATCCAAGGCAGCGTGGTAAAAAGTGTTCCCCTGCCATACTCCCTGCTGAAAGCAAAGGTGCTTCGACTGACCTTATCATTAAGTATGTGAGAAGGAAGAACCGTTCTTGA
- the LOC112192825 gene encoding translin — translation MKSAFRNGYFFTLSRSLNPNPNPNLPSTLFSLHLIPPHSSPSISPPPFRSVSPIARISGLSFTSMAGGEPHALPLLEKQFDDFRSQLEESGTLRDRIRAVVAEIESTSRFIHSSLLLVHQSRSTPEVLEKPKAQIVVLKELYNRLAEIVRESPGGYYRYHGDWKSETQTVVSLLAFMHWLETGTLLLHTEAEEKLGLSGSEFGLDVEDYLVGICFMSNELPRYVVNQVTAGDYDCPRKVMKFLTDLHAAFRLLNLRNDFLRKKFDGMKYDLRRVEEVYYDVKIRGLAANVDSVEKAAA, via the exons ATGAAATCAGCGTTTCGAAACGGTTACTTCTTCACACTCTCTCGCTCcttaaaccctaaccctaaccctaaccttCCCTccactctcttctctctccatctcaTCCCTCCTCACTCATCTCCGTCCATCTCACCGCCCCCATTCCGCTCCGTCTCTCCGATCGCCAGAATTTCTGGCCTCTCCTTCACCTCCATGGCGGGCGGTGAACCCCACGCGCTTCCACTTCTGGAGAAGCAGTTCGATGACTTCCGCTCTCAGCTCGAAGAGTCGGGAACACTGCGCGACCGCATTCGAGCCGTGGTGGCGGAGATCGAGTCCACCTCTAGGTTTATTCACTCGAGCCTCCTCTTGGTTCACCAGTCGCGTTCAACACCCG AGGTTTTGGAGAAGCCAAAGGCTCAAATTGTTGTGCTGAAGGAGCTCTACAATCGGCTCGCTGAAATTGTGCGTGAAAGCCCTGGGGGATATTACAG ATATCATGGTGATTGGAAGTCTGAGACGCAGACTGTGGTTTCGCTGCTTGCTTTTATGCATTGGTTAGAGACAGGGACGCTTTTGTTGCACACTGAAGCTGAGGAAAAACTTGGGT TGAGCGGCTCAGAATTTGGTCTGGATGTTGAAGACTATCTTGTTG GTATTTGCTTCATGTCTAATGAACTG CCTAGGTATGTGGTTAACCAAGTGACAGCTGGGGATTATGATTGCCCAAGAAAGGTGATGAAGTTTTTGACAGACCTCCATGCAGCCTTCCGACTGCTCAATCTTCGAAATGACTTTTTGCGCAAGAAATTTGATG GTATGAAGTATGACCTAAGAAGAGTTGAAGAGGTTTACTATGATGTAAAGATCCGAGGCTTGGCAGCCAATGTGGATTCTGTGGAAAAGGCAGCAGCATAA
- the LOC112194732 gene encoding putative white-brown complex homolog protein 30: protein MGSSRVRIRARWFPHVVFIVVLRLLPCFLCQDEDDFSKNKNPATLPLVTQLLESKLSNLTKYLSKDLRGHMEYCIKNVEDDWNGAFNYTGRLEFLSNCIKNSKGEVSSRICTAAEMRYYFSSFTNIGITDDGVPHQLTYLKPNLNCNLTNWEAGCEPGWGCSLDGEDKVDLKVSHIPARTTDCQPCCEGFFCPEGITCMIPCPLGAYCPRAKLNQTSGLCDPYTYQVPAGEPNHTCGGADVWTDASKTDVFCSSGSYCPTTIKKYTCSSGFYCRMGSTYQKPCLKLTDCGRGTANQKIHAYGIFLVVALSFILIIIYNCSDQVLLIRERKAAKSREAAARHARETAQARERWKAAKEGLKKRKVGLQEQMSRTFSRKKSTRNSEPLKISGHLKPGTDHTSTAPKIPGTLSSSEQLSPASKSKNKEPSNLTQMLQSLDDDPHSTEGFNLQIGDKNIKRQAPKVKNLHTHSQIFKYAYGQLEKEKAMQQESKNLTFTGIIQMAKDTEVKTRPAIEVDFKDLTLTLKGKDKNLLRSVTGKLFPGRVSAVMGPSGAGKTTFLSALSGKVTGCTVTGSILINGKAEPMTAYKRIIGFVPQDDVVHGNLTVEENLRFSARCRLSANMPKPDKVLVVERVIEALGLGAVRDSVVGTVEKRGISGGQRKRVNVGLEMVMEPSLLILDEPTTGLDSASSQLLLKALRREAREGVNICMVLHQPSYSLFRMFDDFILLAKGGLTVYHGSVKKVEEYFAGIGIVVPERVNPPDYFIDILEGIVKPSSGVNHEELPVRWMLHNGYPVPQDMMHYLDGIAASSAGPKPVMRRDQSFAGDLWRDVKTNVEVKKDHLRHNFLVSQDLSDRITPGIFRQYRYYLGRVGKQRLRDAQMLAADYLIMLLAGAILGIFSKMNDETFGFNGYTYTVIAVSLLCKISALRTFSLDKLHYWRESASGISSLAHFLSKDTMDHFNTVIKPLVYLSTFYFFSNPRSSFQDNYIVLLCLVYCTTGIGYALAIYLDPSPAQLSSVLLPVVLTLIATQAKDSKIAGHVAKFCYTKWALEAFVIANAERYSGVWLISRCTALYRRGYDLNDWTLCLVTLVVIGLLTRILAFILLLITQKR, encoded by the exons ATGGGGAGCTCCAGAGTGAGGATCAGAGCCCGTTGGTTTCCCCATGTTGTGTTCATCGTCGTTTTGAGATTGTTGCCGTGCTTTTTGTGCCAGGACGAAGATGATTTCAGTAAGAACAAAAACCCGGCCACGCTTCCTCTTGTTACTCAGCTCTTGGAGAGCAAGCTTTCAAATCTCACCAAGTATTTAAGCAAAGACCTTAGAGGTCATATGGAGTACTGCATTAAGAATGT GGAAGATGATTGGAATGGAGCATTCAATTATACGGGGAGGCTTGAATTCCTGTCTAATTGTATAAAAAACTCGAAAG GAGAAGTCAGTAGTCGAATATGTACAGCAGCGGAAATGAGGTACTATTTCTCGAGTTTCACTAACATTGGGATCACTGACGATGGGGTACCGCATCAGTTAACCTACTTGAAACCAAACCTGAACTGCAACTTGACCAATTGGGAAGCCGGATGCGAACCTGGTTGGGGTTGTAGTCTTGATGGTGAGGACAAGGTTGACCTCAAAGTTTCACACATTCCTGCTAGAACCACAGATTGTCAGCCTTGTTGTGAAGGTTTTTTCTGCCCTGAGGGAATCACTTGCATGATCC CTTGTCCTTTAGGTGCTTACTGTCCCCGTGCAAAACTAAACCAAACGAGTGGATTATGTGACCC atatacttaccaagTACCTGCAGGAGAACCAAATCATACTTGTGGTGGTGCAGATGTTTGGACTGATGCGAGTAAAACTGATGTATTTTGTTCATCTGGTTCATACTGCCCCACTACCATAAAGAAATACACTTGCAGTAGTGG ATTTTACTGCAGGATGGGTTCCACATATCAAAAAC CATGCTTGAAGTTGACTGACTGTGGTCGAGGTACTGCAAATCAAAAGATTCATGCATACGGGATCTTCCTTGTT GTTGCACTGAGTTTTATTTTGATCATAATTTATAACTGCTCTGATCAAGTTCTGCTGATTCGGGAAAGAAAAGCAGCTAAGTCTAGGGAAGCTGCAGCAAGACATGCACGAGAAACTGCACAAGCACGCGAAAGATGGAAAGCTGCAAAAGAAGGCCTTAAGAAGCGTAAAGTGGGATTGCAAGAGCAGATGTCCCGCACATTTTCTCGCAAAAAATCTACAAGGAATTCAGAGCCTCTGAAGATTTCAGGTCATCTTAAACCTGGTACAGATCATACTTCAACAGCACCTAAGATACCTGGTACATTAAGCTCATCTGAGCAATTATCACCAGCTTCAAAATCAAAGAATAAGGAACCAAGCAACCTTACCCAAATGTTGCAATCCCTAGACGATGATCCGCATAGTACTGAAGGCTTTAATCTTCAGATTGGtgataaaaatattaaaaggCAAGCCCCAAAAGTTAAAAATCTGCATACTCACAGTCAAATTTTTAAGTATGCATATGGTCAACTCGAGAAGGAGAAAGCTATGCAACAAGAAAGCAAGAACTTGACCTTTACGGGTATAATCCAAATGGCCAAGGACACTGAGGTCAAGACTCGCCCTGCGATCGAAGTAGATTTTAAAGATTTAACTCTCACTCTGAAAGGAAAAGATAAAAATCTTTTGAGGAGTGTTActggaaaactttttcctgGTCGAGTTTCAGCAGTCATGGGCCCTTCAGGAGCTGGGAAAACAACATTTCTGTCTGCATTATCAGGAAAAGTAACTGGATGCACTGTGACAGGTTCAATTCTAATAAATGGAAAAGCTGAACCAATGACTGCCTACAAGAGAATCATTGGCTTTGTGCCTCAAGACGATGTTGTGCATGGAAACTTGACTGTGGAGGAGAATCTCCGATTTAGTGCAAGGTGCAG ACTGTCTGCCAACATGCCAAAACCTGATAAAGTCCTGGTTGTTGAAAGAGTTATTGAGGCTCTGGGACTAGGGGCAGTGAGAGATTCCGTGGTTGGTACTGTGGAGAAGCGTGGAATCTCTGGAGGGCAAAGGAAACGTGTTAATGTTGGGTTAGAGATGGTCATGGAACCTTCATTGCTGATCTTGGATGAGCCTACGACGGGTTTGGACAGTGCATCTTCCCAGTTACTTCTTAAAGCCCTTCGACGTGAAGCTCGTGAAGGGGTAAACATCTGTATGGTACTTCACCAGCCAAG CTATTCCTTATTCAGGATGTTTGATGATTTCATTCTTTTAGCCAAAGGTGGTCTTACTGTATATCATGGATCTGTAAAGAAAGTTGAAGAGTATTTTGCTGGCATCGGGATTGTTGTACCAGAACGTGTTAATCCTCCGGACTACTTCATTGACATTTTGGAAGGTATAGTGAAACCAAGCTCAGGTGTGAATCATGAAGAACTTCCAGTTAGATGGATGCTACATAATGGGTACCCAGTACCTCAAGATATGATGCACTATCTAGATGGAATTGCTGCAAGCTCAGCGGGCCCAAAACCTGTAATGAGGAGAGATCAATCTTTTGCTGGAGATTTGTGGCGGGATGTGAAGACTAATGTTGAGGTGAAAAAAGATCACTTAAGACATAACTTCCTAGTGTCCCAGGATTTATCAGACCGAATTACTCCTGGTATCTTCCGGCAGTACAGATATTACCTAGGGAG GGTAGGTAAGCAGCGGCTACGAGACGCTCAAATGCTGGCAGCGGATTATCTGATTATGTTACTTGCCGGAGCCATCTTAGGGATTTTTTCAAAAATGAATGATGAAACATTTGGTTTCAACGGCTACACTTATACTGTCATTGCTGTTT CACTACTTTGCAAAATATCAGCATTGAGAACCTTCTCTCTTGACAAATTACACTACTGGAGAGAGAGTGCATCTGGGATCAGCAGTCTGGCTCATTTTCTATCCAAAGATACAATGGACCATTTCAATACAGTCATCAAACCTTTGGTGTATCTATCCACATTCTATTTCTTTAGCAACCCAAGGTCATCGTTTCAAGACAATTACATTGTTTTGCTCTGCCTTGTGTACTGTACGACTGGCATAGGTTACGCACTTGCCATCTACCTTGACCCGAGTCCGGCCCAACTG AGCTCAGTGCTTCTTCCGGTTGTATTGACCCTCATTGCAACCCAAGCTAAAGACAGTAAAATTGCAGGGCATGTAGCCAAGTTTTGCTACACAAAGTGGGCACTAGAAGCTTTTGTTATTGCAAATGCCGAAAG GTACTCTGGGGTGTGGCTGATCAGTCGCTGCACGGCATTATATAGAAGAGGCTATGACCTTAATGATTGGACCCTCTGTCTGGTCACCCTCGTGGTGATCGGTCTACTTACTCGTATCTTGGCTTTCATTCTGTTGTTGATAACTCAAAAGAGGTAG